The genomic interval GGAAAATTGTTATGATAGTAATTCGAATGCATGCTTGGGGATAAGAGAACTGAAAAACTAAAGGAGGATGAAACGCAGAAAATCATAATTTTGAATGGCCAGTGGAAATGTACCTCAGCTTCAAGAAAATATGGTCAAGATCGTCCTTCATGGATTTGAGAAGACGAGTTTTACTAGCAAAGTCATTAGACACCTCCGCAAAGCATTGTTCAGAGTACTCGTTAAAATGTGTGAGAACTGCATTGCTATCTTGCAACCGTCCCAGTCTGCCGGAgtaaacacaaaaaaaaaagtaggggtTTCCATTAGCAGCAAAAGACAAGGAACACAGCAATTCCTGCAAATTCTACTGCTAAAGTATAGAAAACTGTATCACTAAGCaactagcatttctcatatgtATAACAAAATACAGTATGTCAACATAAATGTTACGTTAGGCAAATTACTCTTAACAGAAGAGTGAGAAGTGAGAGAATTTCCAGCAATAGAGCAAAGGAATCTGCCAAATCTAAGAAATATTACTATGTCGTGGTAAGGTTCTTGTAGATCTTTGCATGAAGGGAAAAACATGCTGGTTTTGCATAAAGCATGGACAAACCAACATTACTACAGTTTGATGCACCCCAATTAAACTTCAAGGTTCTACTATCGCCTACAACTCATCATATGTTAATTCACCTAATTGAGGCAGGCTCAGCAGTCCAAGTTAAAACAGAACTCTTGGGAAGGCAGAACCGCAACATATGACAAGTGCATCGCAAAATAATACAACATGTATGTTGAGCACTTGAGATGTACTTGATAGTGTAGTGGCAAGGGGTATGTGGTTCCAACACCAAGATCCCGTGTTCAATCCCCAACACGCTCACTATTTCGtctttaaaaaatgtttggagggacgTCTCCCACTCcaaatctagttttttttttgggtgtatGTTGAGCACTTCCATAATTTCCACACATGGAGCATGTAAATGCCCAAAACAGTCATATGCTTGCCATTAGCTCAATACAACAATCACAAACATTTCATGTTCATGCTTAAATGTGGAATAGAACTATGCACCCAAAAGTTAACTTGCAACAGCAAGGTAGTGATTAGAGATACTTAAAGATGGCATTTCCAGAAGTAGCAAGTGAccgttcttttcttttcctccaaagaaaaacaagagaaTGATGGCAACAGGGGAAACATGGATTAGACTGGGAACCTTTGGATGCAAGAATTTTACAGCATGCAGTTCATTTCCAGCATAATCAGGAAAATTTCTGGCGCTCTAAAGAAGCCATTAATGTACATATGAATATTGCTGCAACTAATAACGACACTTAGCTACTTAGGAACTACCACACTGTACATCTGTTTAAACTCCAAGACTGGTTGAGCCAAGCACGCCAGTGCAAGATGAGATACAAGATGTAAATATCAAGGGCTCAGAGAGTACAGTGATATCTTAAATCACAACAGTACTGAAAGGGTGACTCGTTAATACTGATAGCACCAAAAGTTTTGGCACATGGATCTTATTCCTACATATCTATCTTGAATGTTATTCCTACATATATATCGCTCTACCGAATTTTGTGCGGGACCAATTGAGGGGCGACCAGGCAGGGAAATGCGGTTATATGGAGTGTTCATATATGGTAATAGTTGTTGATTTCAAACAGAACTTACAACCACCAGAATATTTGTGAGACATCATTAACAGTGAGCATTTAGCATCAATCTTGAGTATTGTGAAGCATCAATCACTAACGACCGATTAGGATAAATTCTCCTTCCAAGCAATCATTGCTACACAAACGAAGGGCTACCAACATTCTCTAAATCTCACGAGAGGATCTAGTTAATACTCAAAATAGCTCTAAAGCTTATCGAAGCACCCCAGGACTGCCAAAGTGAATGCATTGCTGGTAAACAGATGCAACAACTTATAATAGTTCAGTTCTTATAAATAGTAGTAATCAATAATGCCTTTTTCGTTCATagtaggtactccctccgtttcacaatgtaagtcattctagcatttcccacattcatattgatgttaatgaatctagacatatatatctatctagattcattaatattaatatgaatatgggaaatgttagaatgacttacattgtgaaagaAGTAACATATAGTAAGATCAAAATTCTAGCAGGTAACCACGATGTCAGAAAATAGGATGTCAGTATGCTTTCAAATCAATAGAACATCACGGCATAGACAATGAAggattagagcatctccaagagaaTTCTAAAACCCAAAAAATGGGCGCGCTGTGAGGAAACCATGCACAATTGTGAACAGCTGCGTGTTGCTACCCAGAAATGCTAAGCCAAAAACCCGGTCAGATTTGTGGACACACGCCGAAACCTCGGTTCTTCCTAGCAAAGGGATGCACTGAATTCGATTCTACCCACCGAATCAAATCACCGTTCCGCCACTTTCGCAAACCCTCGATGGGAACAACAAGCAATCCCTGAGACCCTAACTCTAAATCATAGAACACGAGAACCACCGAGACAGTAGCCTAGGCGCAGGGATCAGAGACGGCGGCGTTCCGTTCATCGACCAGCCCCGATCGAAAAGGGAGCGGGGGAGAGCAAGGGCAAGGAAAGGGGGAAGGGGGGGAAGCCGTGCCGACGTACATGAGGTGCTGCGTCTGCCTGATGGCGCCGATGTCCCCGGTGTCGACCAGCGACCTgaaccgcgccgccacctccgcggccgccgcggctgtCTCCGGCGGCGACTTCTCCATGGCCGCCTGagccctcctctcccctatcgAGTCTCGACGACTCTCACGGGGGTCACGGCTGTGCTGGCCCAGGGCGTGCGGTTTTGGGCTCTCCTGGGCCTTTGGCCCTATGAGGGCCCATGAATGGCGAGTCCTGAAAATGCTTTGGGCTTGCATGTAAGTGGGCTTTTTAACTGTTGGGCTTACTCGTTCTGGTCTGTTTGGGAAGGTCCGGTACGTTGGGcctcatttgttttttttggacttGAAGCTtagttttgttttggtttgtcTATCTATAAGAGACACCAttcacctatacttcaaatacaattttctcttaaactactcatccgatctatgatccgattacaccgttgtattcgtaacaattaaatctttataacaagatctcacatcattatattttgataaaaaaatcacaaattacttttatgatatgtctaaattacttttagatttcactaagttacttcttagatatataaaagtaatttacatatattatagaagtaacttagaacaaaacgaaggtaactttggcatgtcatttgaagtaaatccgttataaagataaaaacatgactctatctagaaattaaattaatcagcacaaattatagaattaactaaaaacaataataaaagtaatcacctcagagcattatgaatgtataggaagtattttaatcaaatctaaaagtaaattatatactccctccgtttcgaaatgattgacgccgttgactttttagcatatgtttgaccgtttgtcttattcagaaaatttaagtaattattaattctttttctatcatttaattcattgttaaatatatttttatgtaggtatataattttacatatttcacaaaagtttttgaataagacgaacggtcaaacatatgctaaaaagtcaacggtgtcaaacatttcgaaacggggggagtatatatatgataatttgttcaatgaaaaaagacactaattaaagttacttctactccctccgtttcataatgtaagttattctagcatttcccatattcatattgatgtcaatgaatctaaacagatatatgtctagattcattgacatcaatatgaatgtgggaaatgctagaatgacttacattgtgaaacggaggaagtataatatatgtaaattacttttaggctttactaaatttacttttatatgtctaagaagtaacttagtgaaatctaaaagtaatttagatatatcataaaagtaatttgtgatttttcatcaaaatataatcatgtgagatattgttgcaaagatttaattattacgaatacaacggtgtaatcggattgtaaatcggatgaataatttaagagaaaattttatttgaagcatagatgataggaatatttccCATACTTACTTAATGGACTAGGACTATAATAAAGTAAGATTCTTCAAGCTAACACATATCTGGATTCTGGATAGGCGTCGCTAGTTATGACTAAATCGAGAGTGCTCTCGAATTAGATTTTGCGTTTTCTTTTGGTTGacctcattatttttttttctcttttagtaCTAACTATGGTTTATGACAAGTATGTTTTTGTCTCTGTTAAGAAAATCATGGAAATGTCATGCTTATGTCTAAGAGCCATCAAA from Oryza glaberrima chromosome 3, OglaRS2, whole genome shotgun sequence carries:
- the LOC127765646 gene encoding uncharacterized protein LOC127765646 — its product is MEKSPPETAAAAAEVAARFRSLVDTGDIGAIRQTQHLILGRLQDSNAVLTHFNEYSEQCFAEVSNDFASKTRLLKSMKDDLDHIFLKLRSMKSRLAATYPDAFPDGAMAKTMDQRPDLESPLD